A stretch of Henckelia pumila isolate YLH828 chromosome 4, ASM3356847v2, whole genome shotgun sequence DNA encodes these proteins:
- the LOC140863978 gene encoding 1,4-alpha-glucan-branching enzyme 2-2, chloroplastic/amyloplastic-like, with the protein MQGDADYLRCRELQEFDQAMQHVEEKVWILTSEHQNISQKDEGDKIIVFEKGVFYFHWNSSYSVYQVGCSKEEKYKVNHGRMQEDEARKYFQQLINAVDFCHSRGVYHRDLKVVVLTLNK; encoded by the exons ATGCAG GGTGATGCTGATTACTTGAGATGTCGTGAACTACAAGAATTTGACCAGGCAATGCAGCATGTTGAAGAAAAAGTATGGA TTTTGACTTCAGAGCATCAGAATATTTCACAAAAGGATGAAGGAGATAAAATAATTGTGTTTGAAAAGGGGGTTTTTTACTTCCATTGGAATAGCAGCTATTCTGTCTATCAGGTTGGCTGCTCAAAGGAAGAGAAATATAAG GTAAATCATGGAAGGATGCAAGAAGATgaagcaagaaaatattttcaGCAACTGATTAATGCTGTTGATTTTTGTCATAGTAGGGGAGTCTATCACAGAGATTTGAAGGTGGTTGTTTTGACCTTGAATAAATGA